Genomic window (Psychromonas sp. L1A2):
ACCATTAATATTAAGCGATTCGGGAGAATGGTCTTCAAGAGCAAATGAAAAACTATCTTGATCTGGTAAACCTGTCGAAATACTTAATTGATCAGAAATACTGGAAATAAGCGGTTCAGAACCTGTCACTTCCACTTGTACCCTTACAGGTCCAGCGACACTACCAGCTTTAACTACAACTGAAACTTGGCCATCTGAATTAGTTGTTCCAGCATAAGAGCTAAGTGTTGTTCCTGATGGTGCATTATTTAATGAAAAAGTAACATCTTGTAGTGAGCTTGCTGAGCCATTAACATCAACCACTTCAAATATGACTGTAGATGTTTCTTGACGATCAGCGCCACCAGTTCCAGCAATAGAGATACTAGTCGGCGTTGCACTAATGAAGCGAATACTATCTGCAGGTGAGCTAGCAACATTAATAGTAGTCGTTACCGAAAGACTATTGATATCTGTTGATGCCGTAATAGTATCATCACCTACACAGCCAACTGCTTGATAACTTGCTTGTGCGATTCCATTACTAGTAGTCACTGTTTCATCTAAATTCGAAGTATCAGCCTCAGCACAAGCAGAAGTAAAGTTCACATCAACAGGTATCGTATAAGCTTCTCCATTAAGCGTTAAGTTAGCCGTAATTAATGTTGTTGCATTTTGTGCCAATGAAGCACCATCTAACACATTTTCAATAGTAATCTCAAATTCTGCTTCAGCGATCTCAAAATTGATTGCATCAGCAGAGTCAAAAGTAGTGTCATCTTCGAAAGCATCTGTATCTACCGTAATACGTCCTGCACCTAAGACGCTACCAGAAGTTACAATAAAGTAAGCAATACCTTCACTATTAGTTAATGCTGTATCAACAGCGATCTCACCGATAGTCGTAGTTGCTGTGATTATCTGATGATTATCTACTACAGCTTCACCATTTAAATATAATGTGACAGCGAGGGTACCTGGATTAACATCGGATATTTCAATTGTTTCATCACAAGAAGTAACGCCATCATCTTTATCCCAATCGCTAGGACAACTATAAAGTACGGCACTTAAGGTAACGGTATCTGTTGCATCAGGTGAATCAGCACCATCATCCGTATTGTCAGTTGAATCAGTAGAGTCGGTGCTACCTTCATTAAAACTCAACCCTCCCCCACTACCTCCGCCACACGCAAAAAGCACAGATGAAAGTAGCGCTACGCACAAAATTTGGTACCATTTCATTGGGAATTCCTTTTCGAAAATAATATTTTAGCGTAAATTCAACCTGAATTTAGCAATAGTTAAAGGGTATAAGCGAACAATATTTAAACAATTAAAAGGTGTTAATCATTTCTAATAAAATAAATGAACTTAAACGATTTATATGAATTAAACATTAACACAAAATAAATTAATACTAACTAGAATTACCTGTTATTTATACCTTATTTAATTCAAAATAAGATGTTTTAATGATTTTATTGAATATTCGATTATAAAATAAAATATCATTATTCTTTTACTATTGAGAATAGTAGATACTGTTTGTCTTGCCCTGTTTTTGTTATCAAATAATAGTCGATATTAGTATGGTATTATTTGATCAGATGTATTTCATGTAAGGTCACCATAATGAATTTTAGAGATTTAGAATATTTAATTGCACTTGAAGAATTAAAGCATTTTCGTAAAGCAGCTGATAAATGTTTTGTTAGTCAACCAACGTTGAGTGGGCAGATAAAAAAATTAGAAGAAGAGTTAAATGTTCAATTAATGGAACGTTCATCTCGTAAAGTCATTTTTACTCCTGCAGGTATTGATATTGTTGCAAAAGCAAAGACTATTTTATTGGAAGCAAAATCATTAAAAGAAATAGCAAAAAGCCATAATGAGCCAATGAGCGGTACTTTACATATTGGTTTAATTCCGACAGTTGCACCTTATTTATTACCATTAATTGTTCCTGCAATGAAAGAAGCATTTCCAGATTTGCAACTTTACTTACACGAGAATCAGACACAAGTCCTCATCAAGCAATTAGAGGAAGGTGAATTAGACTGCCTAATATTAGCGTTATTACCAGGCATGGAACAGTTTAAAAAACTAGATTTATATGAAGAACCGTTAGAACTAGCGTTATCAGATAAACACGCATGGGCAGAACAACGTCAAATAAATTTACAAGAGTTGAGTGGTGAGCATGTTCTAATGCTAGCAGATGGCCATTGTTTAAGAGATCAAGCGATGGGGTTCTGTTTTGCAGCAGGTGCAATTGAAGATAATAGCTTTAAAGCAACTAGTTTAGAAACATTAAGACATATGATCAGTGCTGAAAATGGTTTAACACTGTTACCACAATTAGCCATTCCGTTAAATCGTTATCAATCAGGCGTAAAATACATCCCATTTATAGCACCGGCACCATCACGCAACATTACCTTACTAAGCCGTAATAATAGCGCACGACAAGTCTGTTTTGATCAGTTAGCGGCGTTAATTAATAAAGCAGTACA
Coding sequences:
- the oxyR gene encoding DNA-binding transcriptional regulator OxyR, giving the protein MNFRDLEYLIALEELKHFRKAADKCFVSQPTLSGQIKKLEEELNVQLMERSSRKVIFTPAGIDIVAKAKTILLEAKSLKEIAKSHNEPMSGTLHIGLIPTVAPYLLPLIVPAMKEAFPDLQLYLHENQTQVLIKQLEEGELDCLILALLPGMEQFKKLDLYEEPLELALSDKHAWAEQRQINLQELSGEHVLMLADGHCLRDQAMGFCFAAGAIEDNSFKATSLETLRHMISAENGLTLLPQLAIPLNRYQSGVKYIPFIAPAPSRNITLLSRNNSARQVCFDQLAALINKAVQTRLDEY
- a CDS encoding Ig-like domain-containing protein, producing MKWYQILCVALLSSVLFACGGGSGGGLSFNEGSTDSTDSTDNTDDGADSPDATDTVTLSAVLYSCPSDWDKDDGVTSCDETIEISDVNPGTLAVTLYLNGEAVVDNHQIITATTTIGEIAVDTALTNSEGIAYFIVTSGSVLGAGRITVDTDAFEDDTTFDSADAINFEIAEAEFEITIENVLDGASLAQNATTLITANLTLNGEAYTIPVDVNFTSACAEADTSNLDETVTTSNGIAQASYQAVGCVGDDTITASTDINSLSVTTTINVASSPADSIRFISATPTSISIAGTGGADRQETSTVIFEVVDVNGSASSLQDVTFSLNNAPSGTTLSSYAGTTNSDGQVSVVVKAGSVAGPVRVQVEVTGSEPLISSISDQLSISTGLPDQDSFSFALEDHSPESLNINGVTVSTSVLLADRFNNAVPDGTTVFFNTEGGAIRDTSGGTTGSCTTSGSACSVEWVSQNPRPEGNELTDFNAVGQCANYVYAPSGFNSTGPCITDEDGDGIIGMGSPWGGRVTITAYTEGEENFVDNNGDGLFSSVDTFDIDSDDLSEVFFDDNENGSYDVGEEEYQDYNQDGSFSVGNTKYNGTLCDDATCSTDLIHVRDQQILIMASSDQYIRVQHDSADIGEVDLAPNDEGTGEDVILESYKVKAYFADIYNNRPPTGTTISVSTENGELSGQTSWVLGSSSAIGPYSIEFTLVQEESPNDKTFGTLSIELATPEGGTLTFEMDVRDAG